The stretch of DNA AGGGCATCCGCGCGCGGCTGGCCACCGGCTTCTTCGGCGGCGAGCGCATCAACGACGGCTACATCCTGCGGGCCGGCGACGCGCACGCGTGGACCCACGTGCTCGTGCCCGGGCGCGGCTTCGTCACCGTGGACGCCACGCCCCCCGCTCACCGGCCCAGCCAGGGGTCGCGGTTCCTGGAGCGGCTGCTGGCCCTGTATGAAGCGGTGGAGTCGCGCTGGCGCAACTCCGTCGTCGACTACTCGTTCCGCGACCAGCTCGACGTGGCGCGGGCATTCATGCGCCCCACCCGGGAGCCGGAGTCCCCCACCGCGCGCGGCAGGCTGCCCCCGCCCCGCGCGTGGGGCGTCGCGCTGGTGGCGGGCATGGGCGTCTATCTCGTGTGGAGGGCGCTGGAGCGGCTCTCCCGCCGTGCCCGGCCGCTGGAGGCCACGCGCTTCCTCGACGCCGTGGAGGCCCAGCTCGCCGCGGCCCGCGTCCCCCGCCGCGACGGCGAGGCCCTGGAGGAGCTCCACGCCCGGCTCGCGCGCGAGGGGCACCGGCTCTCCCCCGTCATCGCCCCGGTCACCCAGCGCTACCTCGAGGCCCGCTTCGGTGGGCGCCCGCTGCGGTCCGGTGAGGCGGAGCGGCTGCTGCGGACGCTGAAGCACGCGCTCGAGGAGGCCCGGGCCCCCTCCGCGCCACGTGCTCGCGCCTCCTAGCCCTCGTGTCCCTGGCCGCCCTCCGGGCGTGCCGGGAGTCGTCGCGGACAGCCTCCGTGGACGCCGTTAGGCGTTTCCCACAGGAGGCGACTCGTGGACATCCGCGCACATTCTACAGCCGCGAAGTCGGGGCACGTTCCCAGGGCGCCCGTAACGGTTACAGCCCACCTTCTGTGTACATGAGCACCGTGTCCGCCAACCCCCCAGAGTCACTGGGGATGGGAGTGGACGTTTTCGTGGCACCGCGGTTGCTCAGACATCCCACGTCAAGTCGTCGCGGCATCCAAAACCTTTGAGGCGACCTCCTCTGGGGGTCCCTCCGTCGGGAGAAACCACCCATGCAGGCTTCCACCGAGCAATCGTCCAACTCCGGCTCCCTGGCGATGTATCTCTCGGAGATCAACCACTACTCGCTCCTGACGGTGGAGGAGGAGCAGGCGCTGGCGCGCAGCTTCATCCGGGGCGACCTGGCGGCCGGCCACCGGCTCGTCACCTCGAACCTGCGCTTCGTGGTGAAGGTGGCCTACGAGTACCGCTCCTACGGCATCAAGATGTCGGACCTCATCCAGGAGGGGAACATCGGCCTGATGAAGGCCGTGCAGAAGTTCGACCCGGACAAGGGCATCCGCCTCATCTCCTACGCGGTGTGGTGGATCCGCGCGTACATCCAGAACTACATCCTGAAGAGCTGGTCGCTGGTGAAGCTGGGGACCACCCAGGCCCAGCGCAAGCTGTTCTTCAGCCTGGCGCGCACCCGCCGCGAACTGGAGAAGTTCGGCAACGGCGAGGCGGTGGTGAACGTGGAGGAGATCGCCCGCCGGCTGCACGTGAAGCCGGGCGAGGTCCGGGAGATGGAGCAGCGCATGGGCGGCAGGGACTTGTCGCTCGACGCCCCCATGGGCGAGGACGGGGGCAACAGCCACGTGGACTTCGTGGTCAGCGCCGCCGCCCCGCAGGACGACGAGTTCGCGGACAAGGAGGAGGCGGGCCTCATCAACGCTCGCGTGCGCACCGCGCTGATGCGGTTGGATCCCCGCGAGCGCTTCATCATCGAGCAGCGGGTGATGAACGAGCGGCCCATGACGCTCAAGGAGCTGGGCGAGCATTTCGGCTTCTCCCGGGAGCGCGCCCGGCAGCTGGAGATCCGCGCCAAGGACAAGCTCAAGGCGGAGCTGGCCGCGCTGATGGCGGAGGTCGACCCGGAGGCCGCCTCGCTCCAGCAGTGAGCCGCGCCTGACGCGGCGGGTCGGCTCCCTGGGAGCCCGGCCCCTCCCAGTGCCTCCGTCCCCTCCCGTGGGGGGCGGGGGCACTGTTCATTTGTGGGCCATCGCTTCGCGACCGGGCCGGGCCCTGCTAGAAGGGGCGGGATTCCCTCGTAAGGAGCCTCTCGCTTGGCCCACGGAACACCTCCGGTCGTCGACGATCGCGTGCCGGTCGCGCAATCGACCACGCCCCTCCACCACACGCCGTACGTCCCACCCGACCAGTCGCCCACGGAGATGACGATCCGCGGCCTGGTGCTCGGCTCGGTGCTGGGCATCGTCTTCGCCGCGTCGTCCGTGTACCTGGCCATCAAGGTCGGCCTCACGGTGTCCGCGTCCATCCCCGTGGCGGTGCTCTCCATCGCCATCTTCCGGGCCCTGGGCAAGTCGAACATCCTCGAGAACACCATCGTCCAGACGACGGGTTCGGCGGGCGAATCCCTCGCGTTCGGCGTGGCCGCCGCGCTCCCCGCCCTGCTCCTGCTGGGCTACGACATCAGCCTGACGCACGCGTTCCTCACCGCGGCGCTGGGCGGCGTGCTCGGCGTGCTGATGATGATTCCGCTGCGCCAGGGCCTCATCGTCCAGGAGCACGGCAAGCTGCCCTACCCGGAGGGGACGGCGAGCGCGGACGTGCTCATCGTGGGCGAACAGGGCGGCACCAACGCGCGCACGGTCATCATCGGCTTCATCGTGGGCGGCATCTACAAGTTCGCCTACTCGGGCATGAAGCTGTTCCGCGAGGTGCTGAGCACGCCGCTCAAGGGCCTCAAGAGCGCGACGCTGTCCACGGAGGTGAGCCCGGAGCTGCTCGGCGTGGGCTACATCATCGGACCGCGCGTGGCGGCCATCACCTTCGCCGGCGGCGTGCTGAGCTACCTCATCCTCATCCCCGCCATCTCCTTCTTCGGCAGCGGCCTGAACGAGCCCCTGCTGGTCCACAACGGCATGCTCATCCGGGACATGTCGCCGGACCAGATCCGCAACGCGTACGTGCTCTACATCGGCGCGGGCGCGGTGGCGACGGGCGGCCTCATCAGCCTCATCCGTTCGCTGCCCACCATCATCGGCGCGTTCAAGCGCGGCGTGGAGTCCCTGAAGGCCAGCCGCGGCCACGAAGGCGGCCCCAAGCTCCTGCGCACGGAGCAGGACCTGCCGATCACGGTGGTGCTCGTGGGCAGCGTGCTGCTCGTGCTCGCCATCTTCCTGGCGCCGCCGCTCCAGGTGAACTTCATCTCCGCGGTCCTCATCGTCATCTTCGGCTTCTTCTTCGTGACGGTGAGCGCGCGAATCACCGGTGAGATCGGCAGCTCCTCCAACCCCATCTCCGGCATGGTGGTGGCGACGCTGCTCGTCACGTGCCTGGTGTACCTGCTGTTCGGCTGGACGAACTCCGAGGACCGCTTCATGGCCCTCACCACCGCGGCCATCGTGGGCATCGCGGCGTCCAACGGCGGCACCACGGCGCAGGACCTCAAGACGGCCTTCCTGGTGGGCGGCACCCCGCGCAAGCAGCAGGTGGCCCTGTTCGTGGGCGTGCTCACCAGCGCGATGTTCATCGGCCTGGTGCTGGTGACGCTCAACAAGGGGGCCACCGTCACCA from Myxococcus stipitatus encodes:
- a CDS encoding RNA polymerase factor sigma-32, whose translation is MQASTEQSSNSGSLAMYLSEINHYSLLTVEEEQALARSFIRGDLAAGHRLVTSNLRFVVKVAYEYRSYGIKMSDLIQEGNIGLMKAVQKFDPDKGIRLISYAVWWIRAYIQNYILKSWSLVKLGTTQAQRKLFFSLARTRRELEKFGNGEAVVNVEEIARRLHVKPGEVREMEQRMGGRDLSLDAPMGEDGGNSHVDFVVSAAAPQDDEFADKEEAGLINARVRTALMRLDPRERFIIEQRVMNERPMTLKELGEHFGFSRERARQLEIRAKDKLKAELAALMAEVDPEAASLQQ
- a CDS encoding OPT family oligopeptide transporter, with protein sequence MAHGTPPVVDDRVPVAQSTTPLHHTPYVPPDQSPTEMTIRGLVLGSVLGIVFAASSVYLAIKVGLTVSASIPVAVLSIAIFRALGKSNILENTIVQTTGSAGESLAFGVAAALPALLLLGYDISLTHAFLTAALGGVLGVLMMIPLRQGLIVQEHGKLPYPEGTASADVLIVGEQGGTNARTVIIGFIVGGIYKFAYSGMKLFREVLSTPLKGLKSATLSTEVSPELLGVGYIIGPRVAAITFAGGVLSYLILIPAISFFGSGLNEPLLVHNGMLIRDMSPDQIRNAYVLYIGAGAVATGGLISLIRSLPTIIGAFKRGVESLKASRGHEGGPKLLRTEQDLPITVVLVGSVLLVLAIFLAPPLQVNFISAVLIVIFGFFFVTVSARITGEIGSSSNPISGMVVATLLVTCLVYLLFGWTNSEDRFMALTTAAIVGIAASNGGTTAQDLKTAFLVGGTPRKQQVALFVGVLTSAMFIGLVLVTLNKGATVTIPEPHPGVQVTELTNETRVQHTFPWAVSSEALASRKLDEAALRKAAWAQGYDLAKVNGGLELRSWRAETAQDVGSVTLSPAGASQVKVSDLGAVTDGPQRTFKEGYVRGADTPVPAGKYLVDDAGTIQYVVDPGIGGRISSYEGQPLTRYAAPKAQLFALIIDGILTQRLPWDLVLLGVFIALMLELCGVSALPFAVGVYLPISSSAPLFVGGMVRYAVDRIRGGGESDFSPGTLLSSGYIAGGSIAGVLIAFLEIVTDGAGTRAINLPSLFGHEGALGSFLNTVGESEMAHPLWSNLWGLVFFAGITVFLLRSALKGPSAAVSPPPTGK